In Cotesia glomerata isolate CgM1 linkage group LG1, MPM_Cglom_v2.3, whole genome shotgun sequence, one genomic interval encodes:
- the LOC123267689 gene encoding transcription factor kayak isoform X3, with the protein MATAIDPVDIANILAQELLFQQLASLDGLHSGVPTRTTPTLTPTTLRTIEQTFLELTSESASHSREAGFVPPLVEPSQPTPAQTQNNSLITGQSTHNHHHHSVLLENQQSRPQQQARRNMGGRRPTRTIGMSPEEEERRQVRRERNKMAAARCRKRRMDHTNSLLEETEGLEKKKQTLQNEISQLQQAKDDLEFLLENHRAVCRLGSSSPPDMKPVIKAESYIDNSPFLHPNKCDSLDTRPNRPNSLQVGSDNNNRPTSLPIFAANEAKDRPDPLQFKTVETPSFMKTSNEVAGVPITTPSSGIPFNFDSLMDGGTGLTPVSTPLIPSCSSQQRNNLSAVDLSSPDANPPKLVSL; encoded by the exons ATGGCAACCGCCATCGACCCAGTCGACATTGCAAATATTCTTGCACAAGAGTTGCTATTCCAACAG ctgGCATCTCTAGACGGTCTGCACAGTGGTGTGCCCACGAGGACGACGCCTACACTGACACCGACGACCCTCCGCACCATCGAGCAGACTTTTCTCGAATTAACGAGCGAGTCAGCGTCCCACAGTCGCGAGGCCGGTTTCGTTCCTCCTTTGGTTGAGCCGTCCCAGCCGACGCCGGCTCAGACCCAGAACAACAGCTTAATCACCGGGCAGAGCACCCATAATCATCACCATCACTCGGTGCTACTGGAGAATCAGCAGAGTAGACCTCAGCAGCAGGCCCGCAGAAACATGGGCGGCAGGAGACCCACCAGGACGATCGGCATGTCCCCTGAGGAGGAAGAACGGCGACAGGTTCGCAGGGAGAGGAATAAAATGGCTGCTGCTAGGTGTCGCAAACGAAGAATGGATCACACCAATTCCCTACTAGAA gaaactGAGGGTTTGGAAAAGAAGAAACAAACACTCCAGAACGAAATCTCGCAGCTCCAACAAGCAAAAGACGACCTGGAGTTCCTGCTAGAAAACCACCGAGCAGTATGCCGATTGGGCTCATCCTCGCCTCCTGACATGAAACCCGTGATAAAAGCAGAGTCATACATCGACAACAGCCCATTCCTCCACCCGAATAAATGCGACTCCCTGGACACCAGACCGAACCGGCCAAACTCCCTGCAAGTCGGTTCTGACAACAACAACCGACCAACTTCATTGCCGATTTTTGCCGCTAATGAAGCTAAAGACCGACCAGACCCCCTGCAATTCAAGACCGTCGAGACGCCCTCATTCATGAAGACTTCGAATGAAGTTGCCGGTGTCCCAATAACGACACCCTCCAGCGGTATTCCATTCAACTTTGACTCTCTGATGGACGGTGGCACCGGGTTGACCCCAGTGTCCACGCCGCTGATTCCTTCTTGCTCCTCGCAACAGAGAAACAATCTGTCCGCCGTTGATCTCAGCTCTCCGGACGCCAATCCACCTAAACTTGTCAGCTTGTGA
- the LOC123267689 gene encoding transcription factor kayak isoform X1 gives MDTDNWNSFSYSINGPLLSQRVPNTGSYDVMVDEHGDYTSATLYPMSDNIDFWQLAKDDSSMLASLDGLHSGVPTRTTPTLTPTTLRTIEQTFLELTSESASHSREAGFVPPLVEPSQPTPAQTQNNSLITGQSTHNHHHHSVLLENQQSRPQQQARRNMGGRRPTRTIGMSPEEEERRQVRRERNKMAAARCRKRRMDHTNSLLEETEGLEKKKQTLQNEISQLQQAKDDLEFLLENHRAVCRLGSSSPPDMKPVIKAESYIDNSPFLHPNKCDSLDTRPNRPNSLQVGSDNNNRPTSLPIFAANEAKDRPDPLQFKTVETPSFMKTSNEVAGVPITTPSSGIPFNFDSLMDGGTGLTPVSTPLIPSCSSQQRNNLSAVDLSSPDANPPKLVSL, from the exons ATGGACACGGATAATTGGAACTCGTTCAGTTACTCGATTAATGGGCCATTGCTGTCACAACGTGTTCCCAATACGGGATCGTATGACGTTATGGTTGACGAGCATGGTGATTACACTTCAGCTACACTTTATCCAATGTCTGACAATATTGATTTTTGGCAACTAGCTAAAGATGACAGTTCTAtg ctgGCATCTCTAGACGGTCTGCACAGTGGTGTGCCCACGAGGACGACGCCTACACTGACACCGACGACCCTCCGCACCATCGAGCAGACTTTTCTCGAATTAACGAGCGAGTCAGCGTCCCACAGTCGCGAGGCCGGTTTCGTTCCTCCTTTGGTTGAGCCGTCCCAGCCGACGCCGGCTCAGACCCAGAACAACAGCTTAATCACCGGGCAGAGCACCCATAATCATCACCATCACTCGGTGCTACTGGAGAATCAGCAGAGTAGACCTCAGCAGCAGGCCCGCAGAAACATGGGCGGCAGGAGACCCACCAGGACGATCGGCATGTCCCCTGAGGAGGAAGAACGGCGACAGGTTCGCAGGGAGAGGAATAAAATGGCTGCTGCTAGGTGTCGCAAACGAAGAATGGATCACACCAATTCCCTACTAGAA gaaactGAGGGTTTGGAAAAGAAGAAACAAACACTCCAGAACGAAATCTCGCAGCTCCAACAAGCAAAAGACGACCTGGAGTTCCTGCTAGAAAACCACCGAGCAGTATGCCGATTGGGCTCATCCTCGCCTCCTGACATGAAACCCGTGATAAAAGCAGAGTCATACATCGACAACAGCCCATTCCTCCACCCGAATAAATGCGACTCCCTGGACACCAGACCGAACCGGCCAAACTCCCTGCAAGTCGGTTCTGACAACAACAACCGACCAACTTCATTGCCGATTTTTGCCGCTAATGAAGCTAAAGACCGACCAGACCCCCTGCAATTCAAGACCGTCGAGACGCCCTCATTCATGAAGACTTCGAATGAAGTTGCCGGTGTCCCAATAACGACACCCTCCAGCGGTATTCCATTCAACTTTGACTCTCTGATGGACGGTGGCACCGGGTTGACCCCAGTGTCCACGCCGCTGATTCCTTCTTGCTCCTCGCAACAGAGAAACAATCTGTCCGCCGTTGATCTCAGCTCTCCGGACGCCAATCCACCTAAACTTGTCAGCTTGTGA